One Panicum virgatum strain AP13 chromosome 9K, P.virgatum_v5, whole genome shotgun sequence genomic region harbors:
- the LOC120651667 gene encoding uncharacterized protein LOC120651667 isoform X1 — protein sequence MGRAGFRRKYWSRKSGARSNNRNAQADKEPRHRASPIRIVRLYPHLTPEQRKMIEDAGFGGLLKISCPTLPSGFCGWLLRRFDTDYCELVIKGRGRIPVTSDSVHRVLGIPNSGGDVKYCLDEDAIAFMFDKFGVSGRYSPTIKGIENSLKHMKSADEHFLRTFMVLVISGFLCPTTCLRISPRCFPALVDIGSIRELNWCKFVVEQLRKSISAYGRKNSVPGCLFYLVILYLDSLDTRDIQIPDGTPRISAWNKTLVNKVIEMDMKNNGSFGKCLLKKKAPDNIKSRGASSVSAILGGVPEIADFVSANVVAGYSAQKKEVLCNAVGKLCASITTALSKFMHEVSALEGNSGEASRDRASALVENNNVNNVEENDIQEEEDVLPEDSSESPTEDTKDTSAEEFGDESSVDGGSTDDDSEDDPDWDEDEFNSSKQKRVRTKPEDGAAKSEKGSVKGSGHDSDTLNGNQEAGNGCTEEHTNLMKRTLASVDGGTSLQARSARRKTGEKSNVVVEKTAVLTHGSPLRGGGRSCSSGPKLCDDGRPLKVEEVDKMPVIDLCTPTSSESDCVVLKTAKNPSSSVDGPKRAS from the exons ATGGGCAGGGCTGGTTTCAGAAGGAAATACTGGTCAAGAAAATCAGGGGCACGGAGCAACAACCGCAATGCACAGGCCGACAAG GAGCCACGGCACCGTGCATCGCCCATCAGGATTGTGAGGCTGTACCCTCACCTTACCCCGGAACAGCGCAAGATGATAGAGGACGCCGGCTTTGGAGGCCTCCTGAAAATCAGCTGCCCGACATTGCCTTCGGGGTTCTGCGGTTGGCTCCTCCGGCGATTCGACACTGATTATTGCGAGCTGGTGATCAAGGGCCGGGGAAGGATCCCAGTCACCAGCGACAGCGTGCATAGAGTGCTGGGCATCCCAAACAGCGGGGGTGATGTCAAGTACTGCTTGGATGAGGATGCCATTGCCTTCATGTTTGACAAGTTCGGTGTTTCAGGCAGGTACTCGCCAACCATCAAAGGCATAGAAAATTCCCTCAAGCACATGAAGTCCGCGGACGAGCATTTCCTCCGGACGTTCATGGTGCTTGTGATCTCAGGCTTCCTTTGCCCGACTACTTGTCTAAGAATCAGCCCCCGCTGCTTCCCGGCATTGGTGGACATTGGGTCCATCAGGGAGCTGAATTGGTGCAAGTTTGTTGTGGAGCAGCTCAGGAAGTCTATAAGCGCATATGGCAGGAAGAACAGTGTGCCGGGCTGCCTTTTCTACCTTGTG ATTCTATATCTAGATTCACTTGATACCCGTGACATACAAATTCCTGATGGAACACCACGGATTTCTGCATGGAACAAGACGCTTGTAAACAAAGTCATTGAGATGGACATGAAGAACAATGGCTCTTTCGGAAAATGCCTT TTGAAAAAGAAGGCTCCTGATAACATCAAATCCAGAGGTGCATCAAGCGTGTCTGCCATCCTTGGAGGCGTCCCGGAAATAGCAGATTTTGTGTCAGCAAATGTCGTGGCCGGGTACAGTGCACAG AAGAAAGAGGTGTTATGCAATGCAGTAGGCAAGCTTTGTGCAAGTATCACAACCGCTCTCTCAAAGTTCATGCATGAGGTCTCTGCACTCGAAGGCAATAGTGGAGAGGCCAGCAGAGATCGCGCTTCTGCCCTTGTAGAAAATAACAATGTCAATAATGTGGAGGAGAATGACATCCAAGAGGAGGAAGACGTGCTCCCAGAAGATAGTTCTGAGTCGCCAACCGAGGATACGAAAGACACATCTGCCGAGGAGTTTGGAGATGAAAGCTCCGTGGATGGAGGTAGCACGGACGATGACTCTGAGGATGATCCTGACTGGGATGAAGACGAGTTCAATAGCAGTAAGCAGAAACGTGTTAGAACTAAGCCTGAAGATGGAGCGGCCAAATCTGAAAAAGGGTCAGTCAAAGGTTCAGGACATGATTCAGACACCCTAAATGGAAATCAAGAAGCAGGGAATGGGTGCACTGAAGAGCATACAAATCTTATGAAGCGAACTTTGGCCTCTGTCGATGGGGGTACGTCGTTGCAAGCAAGGAGCGCACGCCGGAAAACTGGCGAAAAAAGCAATGTCGTTGTGGAGAAGACGGCAGTTCTGACCCACGGCAGCCCGCTGCGTGGCGGTGGAAGGTCGTGCAGTTCTGGCCCGAAGCTTTGTGATGATGGGAGACCCTtgaaggtggaggaggtagaCAAGATGCCTGTCATTGATCTGTGTACTCCGACGAGCTCAGAGAGCGACTGCGTTGTCCTTAAGACTGCAAAAAATCCTTCTTCTTCTGTTGATGGCCCGAAACGGGCCTCATGA
- the LOC120651667 gene encoding uncharacterized protein LOC120651667 isoform X2, whose product MIEDAGFGGLLKISCPTLPSGFCGWLLRRFDTDYCELVIKGRGRIPVTSDSVHRVLGIPNSGGDVKYCLDEDAIAFMFDKFGVSGRYSPTIKGIENSLKHMKSADEHFLRTFMVLVISGFLCPTTCLRISPRCFPALVDIGSIRELNWCKFVVEQLRKSISAYGRKNSVPGCLFYLVILYLDSLDTRDIQIPDGTPRISAWNKTLVNKVIEMDMKNNGSFGKCLLKKKAPDNIKSRGASSVSAILGGVPEIADFVSANVVAGYSAQKKEVLCNAVGKLCASITTALSKFMHEVSALEGNSGEASRDRASALVENNNVNNVEENDIQEEEDVLPEDSSESPTEDTKDTSAEEFGDESSVDGGSTDDDSEDDPDWDEDEFNSSKQKRVRTKPEDGAAKSEKGSVKGSGHDSDTLNGNQEAGNGCTEEHTNLMKRTLASVDGGTSLQARSARRKTGEKSNVVVEKTAVLTHGSPLRGGGRSCSSGPKLCDDGRPLKVEEVDKMPVIDLCTPTSSESDCVVLKTAKNPSSSVDGPKRAS is encoded by the exons ATGATAGAGGACGCCGGCTTTGGAGGCCTCCTGAAAATCAGCTGCCCGACATTGCCTTCGGGGTTCTGCGGTTGGCTCCTCCGGCGATTCGACACTGATTATTGCGAGCTGGTGATCAAGGGCCGGGGAAGGATCCCAGTCACCAGCGACAGCGTGCATAGAGTGCTGGGCATCCCAAACAGCGGGGGTGATGTCAAGTACTGCTTGGATGAGGATGCCATTGCCTTCATGTTTGACAAGTTCGGTGTTTCAGGCAGGTACTCGCCAACCATCAAAGGCATAGAAAATTCCCTCAAGCACATGAAGTCCGCGGACGAGCATTTCCTCCGGACGTTCATGGTGCTTGTGATCTCAGGCTTCCTTTGCCCGACTACTTGTCTAAGAATCAGCCCCCGCTGCTTCCCGGCATTGGTGGACATTGGGTCCATCAGGGAGCTGAATTGGTGCAAGTTTGTTGTGGAGCAGCTCAGGAAGTCTATAAGCGCATATGGCAGGAAGAACAGTGTGCCGGGCTGCCTTTTCTACCTTGTG ATTCTATATCTAGATTCACTTGATACCCGTGACATACAAATTCCTGATGGAACACCACGGATTTCTGCATGGAACAAGACGCTTGTAAACAAAGTCATTGAGATGGACATGAAGAACAATGGCTCTTTCGGAAAATGCCTT TTGAAAAAGAAGGCTCCTGATAACATCAAATCCAGAGGTGCATCAAGCGTGTCTGCCATCCTTGGAGGCGTCCCGGAAATAGCAGATTTTGTGTCAGCAAATGTCGTGGCCGGGTACAGTGCACAG AAGAAAGAGGTGTTATGCAATGCAGTAGGCAAGCTTTGTGCAAGTATCACAACCGCTCTCTCAAAGTTCATGCATGAGGTCTCTGCACTCGAAGGCAATAGTGGAGAGGCCAGCAGAGATCGCGCTTCTGCCCTTGTAGAAAATAACAATGTCAATAATGTGGAGGAGAATGACATCCAAGAGGAGGAAGACGTGCTCCCAGAAGATAGTTCTGAGTCGCCAACCGAGGATACGAAAGACACATCTGCCGAGGAGTTTGGAGATGAAAGCTCCGTGGATGGAGGTAGCACGGACGATGACTCTGAGGATGATCCTGACTGGGATGAAGACGAGTTCAATAGCAGTAAGCAGAAACGTGTTAGAACTAAGCCTGAAGATGGAGCGGCCAAATCTGAAAAAGGGTCAGTCAAAGGTTCAGGACATGATTCAGACACCCTAAATGGAAATCAAGAAGCAGGGAATGGGTGCACTGAAGAGCATACAAATCTTATGAAGCGAACTTTGGCCTCTGTCGATGGGGGTACGTCGTTGCAAGCAAGGAGCGCACGCCGGAAAACTGGCGAAAAAAGCAATGTCGTTGTGGAGAAGACGGCAGTTCTGACCCACGGCAGCCCGCTGCGTGGCGGTGGAAGGTCGTGCAGTTCTGGCCCGAAGCTTTGTGATGATGGGAGACCCTtgaaggtggaggaggtagaCAAGATGCCTGTCATTGATCTGTGTACTCCGACGAGCTCAGAGAGCGACTGCGTTGTCCTTAAGACTGCAAAAAATCCTTCTTCTTCTGTTGATGGCCCGAAACGGGCCTCATGA
- the LOC120651669 gene encoding homeobox-leucine zipper protein HOX1-like, which produces MEMTVNARDQEQHGLGLGLSLSLSIATAHPVEPPPQRAISVAPISSHPAPPMPPQPQWWSGAGLFFSHSSGTDRSLERKQQPAALAACHGHEMPFLRGIDVNRAPAGEARRGSCSEDEEPAASSPNSTLSSLSGKRAAATRSGELEGDHTPRAGGGSDDEDSGAGGGSRKKLRLSKDQAAVLEESFKEHNTLNPKQKAALAKQLNLKPRQVEVWFQNRRARTKLKQTEVDCEFLKRCCETLTEENRRLQREVAELRALKLIAPHQYARMPPPTTLTMCPSCERLATADEAARPAPTGPWGPVPVRPVFVDGPARRS; this is translated from the exons ATGGAGATGACGGTTAATGCGAGGGATCAGGAGCAGCACGGTCTCGGGCTCGGGCTCAGCCTCAGCCTGAGCATCGCCACCGCGCACCCTGTcgaaccgccgccgcagcgagcTATCAGCGTCGCGCCCATCTCCTCCCACCCCGCGCCGCCgatgccgccgcagccgcagtgGTGGAGCGGCGCCGGTCTCTTCTTCTCCCACTCCTCCG GGACGGATCGATCTTTGGAGAGGAagcagcagccggcggcgctggcggcgtgcCACGGCCACGAGATGCCGTTCCTGCGGGGTATCGACGTGAACCGGGCGCCGGCCGGGGAGGCCCGGAGGGGCAGCTGCAGCGAGGACGAGGAGCCCGCCGCGTCCTCGCCCAACAGCACGCTGTCCAGCCTCAGCGGGAAGCGGGCCGCCGCGACGAGGAGCGGCGAGCTGGAGGGCGACCACACcccgagggccggcggcggcagcgacgacgaggactctggcgccggcggcgggtcgcGCAAGAAGCTCCGCCTGTCCAAGGACCAGGCCGCCGTCCTCGAGGAGAGCTTCAAGGAGCACAACACCCTCAACCCC AAGCAGAAGGCGGCGCTGGCGAAGCAGCTGAACCTGAAGCCGCGTCAGGTCGAGGTCTGGTTCCAGAACCGCAGGGCCAG GACGAAGCTGAAGCAGACGGAGGTGGACTGCGAGTTCCTGAAGCGCTGCTGCGAGACGCTGACGGAGGAGAACCGGCGGCTGCAGCGGGAGGTGGCGGAGCTGCGCGCGCTCAAGCTCATCGCGCCGCACCAGTACGCGCGCATGCCGCCGCCCACCACCCTCACCATGTGCCCCTCCTGCGagcgcctcgccaccgccgacgaggcTGCCCGCCCCGCGCCCACGGGGCCCTGGGGCCCCGTCCCCGTGCGGCCCGTGTTCGTCGACGGCCCGGCCCGGAGGTCATGA